The following are encoded together in the Streptomyces sp. NBC_00341 genome:
- a CDS encoding siderophore-interacting protein: MVQGLAVSYVRVEDVERISPRMLRISFSGDALASLMEDRPDQQMKLCFPRPGQRVPRLPEPDAEDTYGMRWYEAYLAIPEPERPLMRSFTVRSYDPGSGLMAVDFVLHGDDGPATRWARTAGPGDVAGMVGPSSAYARPLPRAGHLLLAGDESALPAIGTILEALPAGARVTVCAEVADAAEEQRFDSAAEVTVCWVHRDRGASLLDAVRSAALPQGDTAGWLAGEAGTVRVLRRHLVEERGLPRSAVEFSGYWRRALTQDDAPTEEDLAWAAERAAETP, from the coding sequence GTGGTGCAGGGGTTGGCTGTGTCGTATGTGCGGGTCGAGGATGTCGAGCGGATCAGCCCGCGGATGCTGCGGATCAGCTTCTCCGGGGACGCGCTGGCGTCGCTCATGGAGGACCGGCCCGACCAGCAGATGAAGCTCTGCTTCCCGAGGCCGGGGCAGCGCGTGCCCCGGCTGCCGGAGCCGGACGCCGAGGACACCTACGGCATGCGCTGGTACGAGGCGTACCTCGCGATCCCCGAACCGGAGCGGCCGCTCATGCGGAGCTTCACCGTCCGCTCGTACGACCCGGGCTCCGGCCTGATGGCCGTCGACTTCGTGCTCCACGGCGACGACGGGCCCGCCACCCGCTGGGCCCGTACCGCCGGGCCGGGGGACGTGGCCGGCATGGTCGGCCCGTCCTCCGCGTACGCCAGGCCGCTGCCCCGGGCCGGGCATCTGCTGCTGGCCGGTGACGAGTCGGCGCTCCCGGCCATCGGGACGATCCTCGAAGCCCTGCCGGCCGGGGCGCGGGTCACGGTCTGCGCCGAGGTGGCCGACGCCGCGGAGGAGCAGCGGTTCGACAGCGCGGCGGAGGTGACGGTGTGCTGGGTGCACCGGGACCGGGGCGCATCGCTGCTGGACGCCGTCCGGTCCGCCGCGCTGCCGCAGGGCGATACGGCCGGCTGGCTCGCGGGCGAGGCGGGCACCGTCCGCGTGCTGCGCCGCCATCTCGTCGAGGAGCGCGGACTGCCCAGGTCCGCCGTCGAGTTCAGCGGCTACTGGCGGCGGGCACTGACCCAGGACGACGCGCCCACGGAGGAGGACCTCGCGTGGGCGGCGGAGCGGGCGGCGGAGACTCCCTGA
- a CDS encoding amidohydrolase family protein, whose amino-acid sequence MDLVIRDARVIDGTSAPSYRADVAVRDGRIAEIHPEHAPGPRPSAARTLDADGLALSPGFIDMHAHSDLALLRDPDHSAKAAQGVTLEVIGQDGLSYAPVDDRTLAEVRRSITGWNGDGSDIDFDWRTVGEYLDRLDRNFGGQGIAVNAAYLIPQGTVRMYAVGWDDRPATEAELTRMRELVARSMAEGAVGMSSGLTYTPGMYADDAELTVLCRVVAEHGGYYCPHHRSYGAGALEAYEEMVRLTHTAGCALHLAHATMNFGVNEGKAPELLTLLDRALDAGADISLDTYPYTPGCTTLVAMLPSWASEGGPESILARLADDATAARIRHDMEVVGADGCHGVPIEWDRIEISGVSVPGLDAYVGRTVAESARLRGEEPWVTARRVLRDDRLGTTILQHVGHEENVRQIMRHRVHTGGSDGILQGDKPHPRAYGTFPQYLGRYTRELGILGLEECVAHLTSRPAARLRLADRGLVREGYRADLVLFDPSTVAAGSTFDEPRTLPFGIPHVLIDGRFVIEDGKRTQTLAGRSVRSGRPA is encoded by the coding sequence ATGGACCTGGTCATCCGCGACGCGCGCGTCATCGACGGCACCTCCGCCCCCTCCTACCGCGCCGATGTCGCCGTCCGCGACGGCCGGATCGCGGAGATCCACCCGGAGCACGCCCCGGGCCCCCGCCCCTCCGCCGCCCGCACCCTGGACGCCGACGGGCTCGCCCTCTCCCCGGGCTTCATCGACATGCACGCCCACAGCGACCTCGCGCTGCTCCGCGACCCCGACCACAGCGCGAAGGCCGCACAGGGCGTCACCCTCGAAGTCATCGGCCAGGACGGGCTGTCGTACGCCCCGGTCGACGACCGCACCCTCGCGGAGGTCCGCCGCTCCATCACCGGCTGGAACGGCGACGGGAGCGACATCGACTTCGACTGGCGCACCGTCGGCGAGTACCTGGACCGGCTCGACCGCAACTTCGGCGGGCAGGGCATCGCCGTCAACGCCGCCTACCTGATCCCGCAGGGCACCGTCCGGATGTACGCGGTCGGCTGGGACGACCGGCCCGCCACGGAGGCCGAGCTGACCCGGATGAGGGAACTCGTCGCCCGGTCCATGGCCGAGGGCGCCGTCGGCATGTCCTCCGGGCTCACCTACACCCCGGGCATGTACGCGGACGACGCCGAACTCACCGTGCTCTGCCGGGTGGTGGCCGAGCACGGCGGCTACTACTGCCCGCACCACCGCTCCTACGGGGCGGGCGCGCTGGAGGCGTACGAGGAGATGGTGCGGCTCACCCACACCGCGGGCTGCGCCCTGCACCTCGCGCACGCCACCATGAACTTCGGCGTGAACGAGGGGAAGGCGCCGGAGCTGCTCACCCTCCTGGACCGGGCGCTGGACGCGGGCGCCGACATCTCCCTCGACACCTACCCGTACACCCCGGGCTGCACGACGCTGGTCGCCATGCTGCCGAGCTGGGCGAGCGAGGGCGGCCCCGAATCGATCCTGGCCCGGCTGGCCGACGACGCGACGGCGGCGCGGATCCGCCACGACATGGAGGTCGTCGGGGCGGACGGCTGCCACGGCGTGCCGATCGAGTGGGACCGCATCGAGATCTCCGGCGTCAGCGTGCCCGGCCTCGACGCCTACGTCGGCCGTACGGTGGCCGAGTCCGCGCGGCTGCGCGGCGAGGAGCCCTGGGTGACCGCGCGGCGGGTGCTCCGGGACGACCGGCTCGGCACAACGATCCTCCAGCACGTGGGCCACGAGGAGAACGTCCGGCAGATCATGCGCCACCGGGTCCACACCGGCGGCAGCGACGGCATCCTCCAGGGCGACAAGCCGCACCCGCGCGCCTACGGCACCTTCCCGCAGTACCTCGGCCGGTACACCCGGGAGCTGGGCATCCTCGGCCTGGAGGAGTGCGTCGCCCACCTCACCTCACGGCCGGCGGCCCGGCTGCGGCTGGCCGATCGCGGGCTCGTGCGCGAGGGCTACCGGGCGGACCTGGTCCTCTTCGACCCGTCGACGGTGGCGGCGGGCTCCACGTTCGACGAGCCGCGCACCCTGCCGTTCGGCATCCCGCACGTACTGATCGACGGCCGCTTCGTCATCGAGGACGGGAAGCGGACCCAGACCCTGGCCGGCCGCTCCGTGCGCTCCGGGCGCCCCGCTTAG
- a CDS encoding amino acid deaminase — MAAEAADRPVAGLTGLAGLADERVDHRFKALPPDAQGLTVAELAAERRSLFTGGFTTPVLALSAESVEHNLALLETYAERHGLAFAPHGKTSMSPQLFARQLEHGAWGITAAVPHQARVYRAYGIRRIFLANELVDAAALRWLAGELDADPEFRFVCYVDSVRGVELMDEALRAAGASRPVDVVVELGAGEGARTGARTEADCAEVADAVGEAGTLRLVGVAGYEGEVPEASGERVRDWLRRLVALAASFDARGRFAALEAGEPIVISAGGSAWFDAVADVFAEIPELSSPVLKLLRSGAYVSHDDGHYRHLTPFNRVPEEGALQPAFRLWAQVVSRPSPGQAFLNAGKRDAAYDLDLPVAQVVRSGRDGSVREASGIEITGLSDQHAWVRTADGAELEVGDWVGMGLSHPCTSFDKWQLIPLVRTDGTVTDYIRTFF; from the coding sequence ATGGCTGCCGAGGCTGCCGACCGTCCCGTGGCCGGACTCACCGGACTGGCCGGACTCGCCGACGAGCGGGTCGACCACCGGTTCAAGGCGCTCCCGCCCGACGCGCAGGGGCTGACCGTGGCCGAGCTGGCCGCCGAGCGGCGCTCCCTCTTCACCGGCGGGTTCACCACTCCGGTGCTCGCCCTGTCGGCCGAGTCCGTCGAGCACAACCTCGCCCTGCTGGAGACGTACGCCGAGCGCCACGGCCTCGCGTTCGCCCCGCACGGCAAGACGTCGATGTCCCCGCAGCTGTTCGCCCGCCAGCTGGAGCACGGCGCGTGGGGCATCACCGCCGCGGTGCCGCACCAGGCGCGGGTCTACCGGGCCTACGGGATCCGGCGCATCTTCCTCGCCAACGAACTCGTGGACGCCGCCGCGCTGCGGTGGCTCGCGGGCGAGCTGGACGCCGACCCCGAATTCCGGTTCGTCTGCTACGTCGACTCGGTGCGCGGCGTCGAGCTGATGGATGAGGCCCTGCGCGCGGCCGGTGCCTCCCGGCCGGTCGACGTCGTCGTGGAGCTCGGCGCCGGCGAGGGCGCCCGCACGGGGGCCCGTACCGAGGCCGACTGCGCCGAGGTCGCGGACGCGGTGGGCGAGGCCGGGACCCTGCGCCTGGTGGGCGTGGCCGGTTACGAGGGCGAGGTGCCCGAGGCCTCCGGCGAGCGGGTACGGGACTGGCTGCGCCGGCTCGTCGCGCTGGCCGCCTCCTTCGACGCGCGGGGGCGGTTCGCCGCGCTGGAGGCCGGTGAGCCGATCGTGATCAGTGCGGGCGGCAGCGCGTGGTTCGACGCGGTGGCCGACGTGTTCGCGGAGATCCCGGAACTGTCCTCCCCCGTACTCAAGTTGCTCCGCTCGGGGGCGTACGTCTCGCACGACGACGGCCACTACCGCCATCTGACCCCCTTCAACCGGGTCCCCGAGGAGGGCGCGCTGCAGCCCGCCTTCCGGCTCTGGGCGCAGGTCGTCTCGCGCCCGTCCCCCGGGCAGGCGTTCCTCAACGCGGGCAAGCGGGACGCGGCCTACGACCTGGACCTGCCCGTGGCGCAGGTCGTGCGGTCTGGGCGGGACGGTTCGGTCCGCGAGGCGTCGGGGATCGAGATCACCGGGCTGTCCGACCAGCACGCCTGGGTACGGACGGCGGACGGGGCCGAGCTGGAGGTCGGGGACTGGGTGGGGATGGGGCTCTCGCACCCCTGCACGAGCTTCGACAAGTGGCAGCTGATTCCGCTGGTGCGGACGGACGGCACGGTCACGGACTACATCCGCACGTTCTTCTGA
- a CDS encoding sugar kinase, with the protein MSGTPARTAADAATTDVVCLGESMVTFLPSQPGRLADVPSFGRGIGGAESNVACALAGAGHRAAWVSRVGADGFGDHLVDTIAGYGVDTSAVRRDPDRPTGIYFRTATDRAADVHEVAYYRAGSAASAMSPANVPYEALLAGRVLHLSGITAALSADCLALLRALTAPRPGRPLVSFDVNHRPGLWRGGDASPRVLLELARGADLVFVGDDEAEEAWGIVGAEAIRAALPEPAVLVVKRGAEGATVIAGDTVTDVPALRVDVVAPVGAGDAFAAGFLSATLRGLPARDRARHGHLMAAAALTVPGDLTDPPARDRADRLVALDDTAWGRLRLGPGWTGDDQEVRTP; encoded by the coding sequence GTGTCCGGAACCCCGGCCAGGACCGCCGCAGACGCCGCGACCACGGATGTCGTCTGCCTCGGTGAGTCCATGGTGACGTTCCTGCCCTCGCAGCCGGGACGCCTCGCCGATGTGCCGTCCTTCGGCCGGGGCATCGGCGGCGCCGAGTCCAACGTCGCCTGCGCGCTCGCCGGGGCCGGACACCGGGCGGCCTGGGTGAGCCGGGTCGGGGCGGACGGCTTCGGTGACCACCTCGTCGACACGATCGCCGGCTACGGCGTCGACACCTCCGCCGTCCGGCGCGACCCCGACCGGCCCACGGGCATCTACTTCCGCACGGCGACGGACCGCGCGGCCGACGTCCACGAGGTGGCGTACTACCGGGCCGGCTCCGCCGCCTCCGCGATGTCCCCCGCCAACGTCCCGTACGAGGCGCTGCTCGCCGGCCGGGTCCTGCACCTGTCCGGCATCACCGCCGCGCTCTCCGCCGACTGCCTGGCGCTGCTGCGCGCGCTGACCGCCCCGCGCCCCGGCCGCCCGCTCGTCTCCTTCGACGTCAACCACCGGCCCGGACTGTGGCGGGGCGGCGACGCCTCCCCCCGCGTCCTGCTGGAGCTGGCCCGGGGCGCGGACCTCGTCTTCGTCGGGGACGACGAGGCGGAGGAGGCCTGGGGGATCGTGGGCGCCGAGGCGATCCGCGCGGCACTGCCGGAACCGGCGGTCCTGGTCGTGAAGCGGGGCGCGGAAGGGGCGACCGTCATCGCCGGCGACACCGTCACCGACGTCCCCGCCCTCCGCGTCGACGTCGTCGCGCCCGTCGGAGCCGGTGACGCCTTCGCGGCCGGATTCCTCTCCGCCACCCTGCGCGGACTGCCCGCCCGCGACCGGGCACGCCACGGCCACCTGATGGCCGCCGCCGCCCTCACCGTCCCCGGCGACCTCACCGACCCGCCCGCCCGCGACCGGGCCGACCGCCTGGTGGCCCTCGACGACACCGCCTGGGGGAGACTGCGTCTCGGCCCCGGGTGGACGGGGGACGACCAGGAGGTACGTACACCATGA
- a CDS encoding IclR family transcriptional regulator gives MSQTVDRALSILPLLAQGPADLGQVAERLDVHKSTALRLLRTLHEHGLVYRQQDQRYRLGARLFALAQEAVENLDVREIAHPHLAELNESCGHTVHLAVYEENEVLYIDKVESRYPVRMYSRIGKPVAITVAAVAKLLLADLTEPERRAVAEKLDYPMYTSRSTPGAGAFLKELAAVREQGWATDLGGHEESINCVGAPIRGADGRVVAAMSVSAPNVVVTAEELLTLLPLVRRTADTISREYSGTTRPKKA, from the coding sequence ATGAGCCAGACCGTCGACCGGGCGCTGAGCATCCTGCCGCTGCTCGCGCAGGGACCCGCCGACCTCGGGCAGGTGGCCGAGCGGCTCGACGTCCACAAGTCCACCGCGCTGCGGCTGCTGCGCACGCTGCACGAGCACGGACTCGTCTACCGCCAGCAGGACCAGCGCTACCGGCTCGGCGCCCGGCTCTTCGCGCTCGCCCAGGAGGCCGTCGAGAACCTCGACGTCCGGGAGATCGCCCACCCGCACCTCGCCGAACTCAACGAGAGCTGCGGACACACCGTCCACCTCGCGGTGTACGAGGAGAACGAGGTCCTCTACATCGACAAGGTCGAGAGCCGCTACCCGGTCCGGATGTACTCCCGGATCGGCAAACCCGTCGCGATCACCGTCGCCGCCGTGGCCAAACTCCTGCTCGCCGACCTGACGGAGCCGGAACGCCGCGCCGTCGCGGAGAAGCTCGACTACCCCATGTACACGTCCCGTTCGACCCCCGGCGCCGGCGCGTTCCTCAAGGAGCTCGCCGCCGTACGCGAACAGGGCTGGGCCACCGACCTCGGTGGCCACGAGGAGTCCATCAACTGCGTCGGCGCCCCCATTCGCGGCGCCGACGGGCGCGTCGTCGCCGCCATGTCGGTCTCCGCACCGAACGTGGTCGTCACGGCGGAGGAACTCCTCACCCTGCTCCCGCTGGTCCGGCGCACCGCCGACACCATCAGCCGGGAGTACTCCGGCACCACCCGACCCAAGAAAGCCTGA
- a CDS encoding RidA family protein has product MTDKTPLTPSTHTAPPAKFSHGVRKGNILQVAGQVGFLPAVEGQAPTPAGPTLREQTLQTFANVKAILEEGGASWDDVMMMRVYLTDVDHFAEMNEIYNTYFGEQDLKAAPAARTTVYVGLPKGLLIEIDALAVLG; this is encoded by the coding sequence ATGACCGACAAGACCCCCCTCACCCCGAGCACCCACACCGCCCCGCCCGCGAAGTTCTCGCACGGGGTCCGCAAGGGGAACATCCTCCAGGTCGCCGGCCAGGTCGGCTTCCTGCCCGCCGTGGAGGGCCAGGCCCCCACCCCGGCCGGCCCCACCCTGCGCGAGCAGACCCTCCAGACCTTCGCCAACGTCAAGGCGATCCTGGAGGAGGGCGGCGCGAGCTGGGACGACGTGATGATGATGCGCGTCTACCTCACGGACGTCGACCACTTCGCCGAGATGAACGAGATCTACAACACCTACTTCGGCGAGCAGGACCTCAAGGCCGCCCCCGCCGCCCGTACGACCGTCTACGTCGGTCTCCCCAAGGGCCTGCTCATCGAGATCGACGCCCTCGCGGTGCTCGGCTGA